The following are encoded in a window of Saccharothrix longispora genomic DNA:
- a CDS encoding TetR/AcrR family transcriptional regulator translates to MSGQGAARRRLLDAVVAHLAEHGLGEVSLRSLATAVGTSHRMLLYHFGSKEGLLVEVVKAVEARQREVLAGLPADDPARAAREFWRVLTDPALRAHERLFFELYGQAAQGRPGTTALLDGIVSDWVEPVAAAERARGFPPDVATARARLGLAVARGLLLDLVATGDREGVDAAMEQFIRLVNPD, encoded by the coding sequence ATGTCGGGACAAGGGGCCGCGCGGCGGCGGTTGCTGGACGCGGTCGTGGCGCACCTGGCCGAGCACGGGCTGGGCGAGGTCAGCCTGCGGTCGCTGGCGACGGCGGTCGGCACCAGCCACCGGATGCTGCTCTACCACTTCGGGTCCAAGGAGGGCCTGCTCGTCGAGGTGGTCAAGGCCGTGGAGGCGCGGCAGCGGGAAGTGCTGGCGGGGCTGCCGGCGGACGACCCGGCCCGAGCCGCCCGGGAGTTCTGGCGCGTGCTCACCGACCCCGCGCTGCGCGCCCACGAACGGCTGTTCTTCGAGCTCTACGGACAGGCCGCGCAGGGCAGGCCCGGCACGACGGCGCTGCTCGACGGCATCGTGTCGGACTGGGTCGAGCCGGTGGCGGCGGCCGAACGGGCCCGCGGGTTCCCGCCGGACGTGGCGACCGCCCGCGCCCGGCTCGGCCTCGCCGTGGCGCGCGGCCTGCTGCTCGACCTCGTGGCCACCGGCGACCGCGAGGGGGTGGACGCGGCCATGGAGCAGTTCATCCGGCTGGTGAACCCCGACTAG
- a CDS encoding CobW family GTP-binding protein, whose product MKRIPVVVVAGFLGSGKTTLLNHLLAAARGTRIGVVVNDFGAIGVDAMSVAGQVDSTVSLSGGCLCCAIDVSELDGMLAKLDSLVDVIVIEASGLAEPQAMARMVLASENPRLSYGGLVLLVDAAEPPADLARHLRVADLVVLNKVDRVADPDAVAAGVDRLKPGVPVVRATFGRVDPELLFDRRERTAVGQLSFDDLLAESDGHAEHDHVRYESVEFTADAVNPARLMAFLDARPAGLYRIKGFVSFDVPGHRQRFSLHTVGAFLRFERSAWPGPRRTELVLIGTGLDAAGVRAALAACVEPDPSSVDPQSMLEVLRYLA is encoded by the coding sequence GTGAAGCGCATCCCCGTGGTCGTGGTGGCGGGATTCCTCGGCTCCGGCAAGACGACGCTGCTCAACCACCTCCTCGCCGCCGCGCGAGGCACCCGGATCGGCGTGGTGGTCAACGACTTCGGCGCCATCGGCGTGGACGCGATGAGCGTGGCCGGGCAGGTCGACTCCACCGTGTCGCTCAGCGGCGGCTGCCTGTGCTGCGCGATCGACGTGAGCGAGCTGGACGGCATGCTCGCCAAGCTCGACTCGCTGGTCGACGTCATCGTGATCGAGGCCAGCGGCCTCGCCGAGCCGCAGGCCATGGCCCGCATGGTGCTGGCGAGCGAGAACCCGCGGCTGTCGTACGGCGGGCTCGTGCTGCTGGTGGACGCCGCCGAGCCGCCCGCCGACCTGGCGCGGCACCTGCGCGTCGCGGACCTCGTGGTGCTCAACAAGGTCGACCGGGTGGCCGACCCGGACGCCGTGGCCGCCGGGGTGGACCGGCTCAAGCCCGGCGTGCCCGTGGTGCGGGCGACGTTCGGGCGGGTGGACCCCGAGCTGCTGTTCGACCGGCGGGAGCGCACCGCCGTCGGCCAGCTGTCCTTCGACGACCTGCTGGCCGAGTCGGACGGGCACGCCGAGCACGACCACGTGCGCTACGAGAGCGTCGAGTTCACCGCAGACGCCGTGAACCCCGCGCGGCTCATGGCGTTCCTCGACGCGAGGCCCGCCGGGCTGTACCGGATCAAGGGGTTCGTGTCGTTCGACGTGCCCGGCCACCGGCAGCGGTTCTCCCTGCACACCGTGGGCGCGTTCCTGCGGTTCGAGCGCTCGGCGTGGCCGGGCCCGCGGCGCACCGAGCTGGTGCTGATCGGCACCGGTCTCGACGCGGCCGGGGTCCGCGCCGCACTGGCCGCGTGCGTTGAGCCCGACCCGTCCTCGGTGGACCCGCAGTCGATGCTGGAAGTCCTGCGCTACCTGGCGTGA
- a CDS encoding helix-turn-helix domain-containing protein, producing the protein MTTNVGALVERARVAAGLSQRALADVTGISQPTLSRIISEDRVAKMSEVVAIAWATGHTVAQLTGMRAVADRVECVARATNDSGMDRMREALLHFLELDDYLNDQAIPTAV; encoded by the coding sequence ATGACCACGAACGTCGGGGCGCTGGTCGAACGCGCTCGTGTTGCCGCAGGCCTCAGTCAACGGGCTCTCGCCGACGTGACCGGCATCTCGCAGCCGACCCTGTCGCGCATCATCTCCGAGGACCGTGTGGCGAAGATGTCGGAAGTCGTGGCGATCGCCTGGGCGACCGGCCACACGGTCGCGCAGCTCACCGGAATGAGGGCGGTGGCCGACCGGGTGGAGTGTGTAGCACGGGCCACCAACGATTCGGGCATGGACCGCATGCGCGAAGCGCTGCTGCACTTCCTGGAACTGGACGACTACCTGAACGATCAAGCCATCCCCACCGCGGTATGA
- a CDS encoding ImmA/IrrE family metallo-endopeptidase: protein MGLHPLGDLVAIIEHTTRIDVAVLDAGPDEHGLTMRDPASGTVFIGVARTRNPMRQRSTLAHELGHVCFEDWSDGTEGWSERTPVEIRADAFARHLLLPVDGLREFLGDRTEITRSTLSAIVQRFLVSPALASIVLHQADRIDDDTKQEWMALSTSHLATRFGWSDQYRALQVQSDQRRAPQQLLARAIRGYAEAVLPAQAIATLRGVPVEVVEADLLAAGVVPVEPPTAWAAAVDLPDVDVDLAALDEDLGASKGDPGPVTGDGAG, encoded by the coding sequence TTGGGGCTGCATCCGCTGGGTGACCTGGTGGCCATCATCGAGCACACCACCCGGATCGACGTGGCTGTGCTCGACGCGGGCCCCGACGAGCACGGCCTGACCATGCGGGACCCGGCGAGTGGCACTGTGTTCATCGGTGTCGCTCGCACCAGGAATCCGATGCGACAACGCAGCACGCTCGCCCACGAACTCGGCCACGTGTGTTTCGAGGACTGGAGCGACGGCACGGAAGGGTGGAGCGAACGGACTCCCGTGGAGATCCGGGCCGACGCTTTCGCCCGGCACCTGCTCCTTCCGGTCGACGGCCTGCGCGAGTTCCTCGGGGACCGGACGGAGATCACCCGGTCCACCCTGTCCGCGATCGTCCAGCGGTTCCTGGTGTCGCCCGCACTCGCCTCCATCGTCCTGCACCAAGCCGACCGCATCGACGACGACACCAAGCAGGAGTGGATGGCGCTGTCCACCTCCCACCTGGCCACGCGGTTCGGCTGGAGCGACCAGTACCGCGCCTTGCAGGTTCAATCCGACCAGCGCAGGGCGCCTCAGCAGTTGCTCGCCCGTGCGATCAGGGGGTATGCCGAGGCCGTGCTGCCCGCGCAGGCCATCGCCACCCTGCGCGGCGTCCCGGTGGAGGTCGTCGAGGCTGACCTGCTGGCGGCGGGCGTCGTGCCCGTCGAGCCTCCGACCGCGTGGGCCGCCGCCGTCGACTTGCCCGATGTGGATGTGGACCTGGCCGCCCTGGACGAGGACCTCGGCGCGTCGAAGGGTGATCCGGGCCCGGTGACGGGGGATGGCGCCGGATGA
- a CDS encoding DUF3618 domain-containing protein — MARDPDTIQREIEQARDALAATLDELGTRANPQRFVESGKESVRAKLDEPKIRYSLIAVAVLIGFALLRKLFR, encoded by the coding sequence GTGGCCCGCGACCCCGACACCATCCAGCGCGAGATCGAGCAGGCTCGCGACGCGCTGGCCGCGACGCTGGACGAACTGGGCACCAGGGCGAACCCCCAGCGCTTCGTCGAGTCCGGCAAGGAGAGCGTGCGCGCGAAGCTCGACGAACCCAAGATCCGGTACTCGCTGATCGCGGTGGCCGTGCTCATCGGGTTCGCCCTGCTGCGCAAGCTGTTCCGGTGA
- a CDS encoding TetR/AcrR family transcriptional regulator produces the protein MATPVYSETRTTPQRGRPRDASRDDALRQAALEVMAEVGYRALTMDAVAARARAGKATIYRRWESKLDLVIDTCTQLAQQNLAEPDTGSLAGDLREFLAAFAAFLSGPSGKAAQALVGELPHEPELASAFRETFLTTQRDVLRGILERADGRGELRPDAPRGMAVEIAGAALIYRLMLTGDPLDVPFVDRVVEQVLLPLVAKGQ, from the coding sequence ATGGCGACACCGGTGTACAGCGAGACCAGAACCACCCCGCAACGGGGTAGACCGAGGGACGCGTCACGGGACGACGCGCTGCGCCAGGCGGCGTTGGAGGTGATGGCGGAGGTCGGCTACCGGGCGTTGACGATGGACGCCGTCGCCGCTCGGGCGCGTGCCGGCAAGGCCACGATCTACCGGCGGTGGGAGTCGAAGCTCGACCTCGTGATCGACACCTGCACGCAACTGGCGCAGCAGAACCTCGCCGAGCCGGACACCGGTTCGCTGGCGGGTGACCTGCGGGAGTTCCTCGCCGCGTTCGCCGCGTTCCTGTCCGGGCCGAGCGGCAAGGCGGCACAGGCGCTGGTCGGCGAGCTGCCGCACGAGCCGGAGCTGGCCTCCGCGTTCCGCGAGACGTTCCTGACGACGCAGCGCGACGTGCTGCGCGGCATCCTGGAGCGCGCGGACGGCCGGGGCGAACTGCGCCCCGACGCGCCGCGCGGCATGGCGGTGGAGATCGCGGGCGCCGCGCTGATCTACCGGTTGATGCTCACCGGCGACCCGCTGGACGTCCCGTTCGTCGACCGCGTGGTCGAGCAGGTGCTGCTGCCCCTCGTCGCCAAGGGGCAGTAG
- a CDS encoding TetR/AcrR family transcriptional regulator → MPKAQRKAQMLDVAETVFAERGYLAASMDEIAERVGVSKPMLYEYYGSKEGLLIGCIHRARTELLERTQQAIAGADGPEEVLRRGLLAFFEFIAGHKQSWSLLRHEAAITVPSAVEEVEGIRRQQTDLIAAVLLAFAPDVDAVEAEAFAEIVVGSTERLALWCERRPDVGPELATRYVMDVVWRGVAARLG, encoded by the coding sequence ATGCCCAAGGCGCAGCGCAAGGCGCAGATGCTCGACGTCGCCGAGACCGTCTTCGCCGAGCGCGGGTACCTGGCGGCCTCGATGGACGAGATCGCCGAACGGGTCGGCGTGTCCAAGCCGATGCTGTACGAGTACTACGGCTCCAAGGAGGGCCTGCTCATCGGCTGCATCCACCGCGCGCGCACCGAACTGCTGGAGCGCACGCAGCAGGCCATCGCCGGCGCGGACGGCCCCGAGGAGGTCCTGCGGCGCGGCCTGCTCGCCTTCTTCGAGTTCATCGCCGGGCACAAGCAGTCGTGGTCGCTGCTGCGCCACGAGGCGGCGATCACGGTGCCGTCCGCCGTCGAGGAGGTCGAGGGCATCCGGCGGCAGCAGACCGACCTGATCGCGGCGGTGCTGCTCGCCTTCGCCCCGGACGTCGACGCGGTGGAGGCGGAGGCGTTCGCCGAGATCGTGGTCGGGTCCACCGAGCGGCTGGCCCTGTGGTGCGAGCGCCGTCCCGACGTCGGCCCCGAGCTGGCCACCCGCTACGTCATGGACGTGGTGTGGCGCGGCGTGGCGGCCCGGCTGGGGTAG